One window of the Candidatus Chryseobacterium colombiense genome contains the following:
- a CDS encoding SRPBCC family protein has protein sequence MNLEGRKIIVNKSSKELVELLKSPENYKDFMPDGLQKFETREDGFKFGLQGMPEIALKIDEVTDQKAVLKSASSSLDFALTATINPISENQTEVQMLFEGKFNPFIKMMVEKPLQNFINTLTDKIEAYK, from the coding sequence ATGAATTTAGAAGGACGAAAGATTATTGTCAATAAATCATCTAAAGAGTTGGTAGAACTCCTAAAATCTCCGGAAAATTATAAAGATTTTATGCCGGATGGTCTTCAAAAGTTTGAAACAAGAGAAGACGGATTTAAATTCGGATTACAAGGGATGCCGGAAATTGCTTTGAAAATTGATGAAGTTACTGACCAAAAAGCAGTTTTAAAATCTGCAAGCTCCAGCTTAGATTTTGCATTAACAGCAACTATAAATCCTATTAGCGAAAATCAGACTGAAGTGCAGATGCTGTTTGAAGGAAAATTCAATCCGTTTATTAAAATGATGGTGGAAAAACCTCTTCAGAACTTTATCAATACTTTAACAGATAAGATCGAAGCTTATAAATAA
- a CDS encoding NUDIX domain-containing protein: MYKVFVNEKKLLLSKQPENLEKVLDYENVTSLEIALDLLENTSVKELNVFGENIDKIWTEFQNLFRIIEAAGGIVNDTDGKILFIKRLGKWDLPKGKMEKGESREESAVREIEEETGLKGVELVRFINTTYHIYIERNGDKVLKCTHWFEMNFKGEDTSKPQIEEGITEVAWKNTSQIEEEVFPSTFKNIKLIIKEFGSTKA; this comes from the coding sequence ATGTATAAAGTTTTTGTGAACGAAAAAAAATTATTGCTATCCAAGCAACCTGAAAATCTAGAAAAAGTGCTTGATTATGAAAACGTCACATCGTTGGAGATCGCACTTGATCTTCTTGAAAATACATCTGTAAAAGAATTGAATGTTTTTGGAGAAAATATAGATAAAATCTGGACTGAATTTCAGAATCTTTTCAGAATCATTGAAGCTGCAGGAGGTATTGTGAATGATACTGATGGCAAGATTCTGTTTATCAAAAGACTTGGAAAGTGGGATCTTCCAAAAGGTAAAATGGAAAAAGGAGAATCCCGTGAGGAATCTGCCGTACGTGAAATTGAAGAAGAAACCGGTCTTAAGGGTGTAGAATTGGTGCGGTTTATTAATACGACTTACCATATTTATATTGAAAGAAACGGGGATAAAGTATTGAAGTGTACGCATTGGTTTGAAATGAATTTCAAAGGAGAGGATACCTCAAAACCTCAGATAGAAGAAGGAATTACCGAAGTGGCCTGGAAAAACACTTCCCAGATTGAAGAGGAAGTTTTCCCCAGTACTTTTAAAAATATTAAGTTAATTATAAAAGAGTTTGGGAGCACAAAAGCTTAA